Within Candidatus Rokuibacteriota bacterium, the genomic segment GCTGGCGGTTCACCCTCGCCAGGTCGACCAGCATCTCGGCGACCTTCACCGCGGCGGCCGCCGCGTCCAGGACGATCGCCCCGTCGATGGTCTTCAGCCCGCTCTCGACGACGACCTGATTCAAGCACCCGCAGGCCGGGATGAGCACCTCAGCCCCCCGCTCGAGCAGCACGTGCGCTTCGCGCGTGAACTTCTCGATCACGGGAGCGGGGTCGGCGAACCAGCGATCGACCTCCTCCAGCTTGATGTCGATGCTCTGGACGCCGGCGAGGCGATCCCGGTAGCCGTACTGGTCGACGTTCCGGAGGATGTTCGCCAGGCTCGGGCGCCAGTGCCCGATCAGGCCGAACGTGTCCCCGAGGAGCCCCGAGATGATCAGGGCGCTCTCGCCCAGGAACGTGACCGGGATGTCGAGGACCCCCTTCATCTCGAAGTACGCGGGATCGCCGAAGCAGCCGACGACGAACGCGTCGTAGCCCTCCGCCTGCGCGCGAAAGCCGTTGTCGATGATCTGCTTGGTGTTGAGGAACCGGAAATACTTGAACGTATCGAGCGAGGGCGTCATCCGCTCGACCCCATGGATGTCGATCGTCGTGCCCGGGCGGCCGATCCCGGTGACGTTCTTGATCAGCGCTCGCTCGTACGCGGCGAACGTCGGATTCTTCCCGATCGAGGAGCTGCTCTGATACCAGATCCGCATCCCGCGCCTCCTCCGCCGCGATCCCCGCGCTAGCGGGCGGCCAGTGACTTGACAGCGGGGATCACGGCCCTGCCGATGAGCTGGATCGTTCGCAAGACCTTCGCCTGCGCCATGCCCGGCCATTGCATCCGGAACAAGAAATGGTTGACGCCCAGCCGGGCGTGGAGCTCGGTGATCGCCTTGACGCAGTCCTCGGGGTCGCCCAGGATGAAGCGCTCGGTGATCAACCGGTCCATGTTGTAGTAGTCATCGACGTGCTCGCCGCTGCGCCGCTTCCAGAGGGCGTAGGCCGAGTACTTGTTGCGCAGATAGGGCTCTGCCTCGCCGAGCGCCGTCTTCCGGTGTGGGGCCACGTACGTCTCGACGATCATCCCGATCTCGGTGTCCGGGCTCTTGCCGGCCGCGACGCGCGCGGCGCAGTAGAGCTTCATCTGCCGGTCGAGATCTTGGAGCTCGTCGCTCGGGGTCATGACCCAGGCGTCGCCCAGCCGCGCCGCTCGCTCCACGGCGGCGTCCGTCTTCGCGCCGATCCAGATCGGCGGATGCGGCTTCTGGACCGGCCGCGTTCGCGTCGTGACGTTGTCGAGCTGGAAGTGCTGGCCCCGGAACGTGACGGATTCCTCGGTCCAGAGCTTCGTCATCACCGCCAGCGATTCCTCGAACCGGCTCACCCGCTCGCGCTTCCGGAGCCCGAAGGCCGCAAACTCCTCGTCCCGGTAGCCCATGCCGACGCCGAGCACGAGCTTGCCGTCGCAGATGGCGTCGAGCGTCGCGACGTGCTCGGCGAGTTCCACCGGATGGTACAGGGGCAAGATCAGCACGCCGGTGCCGAAGACCATGCCGCGACCTTCGCCGGCCAGTCGAGCCAGGAGCGCCAGCGGGTGGAGGAAGGCGTACGGGTTGGCGAGGAAATGCTGGGCGAAGAAGACGGAGTCGAAGCCGCAGTCGCGCGCGGTGGCCACCTGCTCCACGTGGTCACGGATCTTCGCGGCGAAGTTCTCCGTGGGCGCGTGCTGCGACGAGATGAAGAGCCCGTACCTCACCACCGT encodes:
- a CDS encoding LLM class flavin-dependent oxidoreductase, with the translated sequence MRYGLFISSQHAPTENFAAKIRDHVEQVATARDCGFDSVFFAQHFLANPYAFLHPLALLARLAGEGRGMVFGTGVLILPLYHPVELAEHVATLDAICDGKLVLGVGMGYRDEEFAAFGLRKRERVSRFEESLAVMTKLWTEESVTFRGQHFQLDNVTTRTRPVQKPHPPIWIGAKTDAAVERAARLGDAWVMTPSDELQDLDRQMKLYCAARVAAGKSPDTEIGMIVETYVAPHRKTALGEAEPYLRNKYSAYALWKRRSGEHVDDYYNMDRLITERFILGDPEDCVKAITELHARLGVNHFLFRMQWPGMAQAKVLRTIQLIGRAVIPAVKSLAAR